The Chryseolinea soli nucleotide sequence GCGCCAAAACCGGAAAGGCCGTAACACTCATCGAGATGCCTATAAATAAAGCGAAGGAAGAAAACTGGATGCCCTCGGGCGCAAATGACTCGTAAATAAAATACGCCAACCCCATCCCCAGCGCAAACGGGATAATGATGCTGGCATGACTCACCACCACCGCCTCGTGCGCTTTGTTGCGCAGCACCTTCAGGTCAAGCTCCATCCCCACCACAAACATGAACAGGATCAGCCCAATCTGACTCAGGAACTGGATGTTGCCCATCGATTCCTTCGGAAACAACGCCGCCGAGAATTCGGGAAAGTACATTCCCAGTAATGAAGGCCCCAGCACAATTCCGGCGATGATCTCGCCCACCACCGAAGGCTGCCCGATCTTGTTGCATATCCATCCGAATAAGCGAGCAAACAGGATAATGGTCACGATCTGGCCCAGCAACACCGCCAGCGGATGGTGCAGGCTGTGGCTCAACGCGGTGACAAATTCAGCCCAGGGATTGCTCTCCGCAGCACGCACCACGATATTTCTTCCCACCTCCTGCTGCTCTCCCACCAACACAATCCAGTACATCAAAAGCGAAAAAATGCCGATGATGCCGATGTAAAAAAATATATTCCTAAACTTCTTCATGCTCGCTTTGTTACACGTCCGGTAGAACCGCCGTGGCGTGGTTCATTTCCGGGTGCAAATATGAAAAAGAGGGGGAAAGAATGAAGACCGCCGGTCACAGAATGTAATGAAACCGAAGAAAAATGTAACGAAACAAGATATCCCGTGAAGGGCTTACAATTTTACTTTTCTTAGAAAATCCGTCCGATAGATTTCATTGAGCGTGAGCGCGATGGATTTACCCGCTGCGTCGGCAAACGTCGTGGTGATCTGATCGTGCGAAAAATACTGAACGCTTTTCAAAGCGATCATCTGTTTTTTGTTGATGCGGCAAAAATCCGCCGGCGGCAGCAAGCCTTCCAGCTTTTCGAAGGAAATATTTTTCAACGTAAGCGTATGACCGTCCGTAAGTTGAACAAATTTGTCGCGGCTGTCGGTTTCGGAAGCGCTGACGTAGCCGATGGTATCAAAAAATAAAAGCGTTTTCCCTTTGTCGGTATTGAGTTGCACGAAGTTTTTCGAGGGCTCCGTCTTGTTGATGCGCTGCCCCACTTTTTGCACCGCTTGTTGCAACCGTTCTTTCGTGATGGGTTTGCGCACATAGTCTACGGCATCGAGGTCAAAGGCGTCGGCGGCAAATTCGGTGTAGGCTGTGGTGAAGATCACGGGCTTGCCTTTCAACTGCGCGGCGATCTGCAGGCCGTTGGTGCCCGGCATTTCGATATCGAGAATGCAAAGGTCGAAAGCCAGCGTGGGGAGTTCTTTTAGAAATATTTCGGGATTGTTGTAGGCCCGCACCACGTCCAGCTCCGGCAGTTGTTCGCACAACAACTTTAAGTAGGTCAGCCCCGGGAGCTCGTCATCGAGCAGCAAGCATCTTAACTTTGTGTTCAAGCAGGTCTATCTTTAAATGGGCAATGTACGTATCGTTCTCCACAAACCGGTTCAGTTTAAAGTCATCCTGGTAAATAATGCGCAGCCGCTGCGCCAGCGTCTCGGCACCAATGCCGCCTTTTTCTTTGGACAGGCTGGGCTTGGAGGAGATCTTGTTGGACACGGTCAGGTAAAAAGTATTGTCCTTCAATTCGAACACCACAGAAATAAAGGCGTCAGCACGTTGCAGGTCGGCATGCTTAAAAGCATTTTCGATCAGGTCGATGGAAATGAGCGGGGCCAGCACGCGTTGGGTGTACATGGGATCGCTTTCATCGATTTTTGTTTTCACCTTCAATTCAAACAACGGGCTCACCTTGATCTTGTTGATCTCGATCAGATTCAAAGCAAATTCAATTTCCTCTTTCGGTGTCACATAGCGATGACGCGTCTCATACAACAAATAGTCCAGCACGTTCGAAAGTTTGTGAAGCGAAAAATAGGTTTGGTAGGCGTGCGACTGAATGGAATTGAGAATGTTGCGCAGCAAGTGGGGATTCAGTTTTGCCTCCAGCGTTTCCAGTTGCAGCCCGTTCACTTTCCGTTCCAGCACCTCGAACTGGGCCTGCGCCGCCGCTCGCCGCGCTTCTGCCCGCGCCAACTTGCGCCACAAGTAGATCGCCGCCGCGGCCAGCAGCAGCACCAGGGCTGAAAGGATATAAACAAAAGTGGACAAAGCTTTGCTGTTTAAGAAAGCGAAGGTACAAGGTTTTGTCGTCACCGCCTAGCCGCCCACGCCAACTCAAAAGCTGCCGGAAGGAGAAACTAAGATTGCTGATAGCATAACTTGCCAATGTATTCATACTAACCCCAGGCTTTAGCCTGGGGTTATCGGCATAATGAAAAAGGTGCCATAGGAAAGTCGGATCGATCTTCACGTTTCATGGCACCGCCCGCACACGCTGCCTCGGGCTCCGTCGTGACGAGCCCCTCTATCGAGCGTGACATGTCCTTGAGCCAAGTGACCCCAATTGCACTTCGAAGCCAGAGGTAGTGAGGGTGCGCCATGAACATTCGTGCTAACTGTCTTGTCCTGAAATAGGTTTACACTAAACCAGTAAACCTGCAATGAGAACTAAAAAGAGAAAGTGGACCCGTTTAAGCGACGAAGAAAAGAAGCGGCTAATCGAATTGTATCATTCAAGAGGTGGATGCAAAGATGAATTTTGGCGTCAGTTCATAGATAAGGGCAGTAGAAATCAGGGTCGGTTATTGAGGTGGATGCGTCAGCTTGGTCTCGAGAAAAAACGTGTTCCAAGGAAACCCTTAAATTTGCGACCTATGGGTAGTAAGAAGAAGGGCAAAAAAGACTCAGATCAGGCGCTAACAGCCAGGATTAAAGAACTGGAAAAGCAGCTGGAGGATAGCCGACTAAAAGAAGAAGCTTACAGACGGATGATTCAGATAGCGGAGAAGGATCTCAAAATTGACATCCAAAAAAAGTCCGATACCAAGTAATCCATCAAATGAAGTTGCGTTACAAACACATCGCCCTGATCCGGCTATGTCGATTACTTGGTATAACTTCTCAGGCTTATTATCAACATTTCAAACATCAAAACTCTCAGCAGACTACGCTCAAAGTTGTATTGAGCCAGGTATATAAAATTAGGGACCGACATCCTCGCATGGGAGGAAGAAAAATTTATCGAATGATACAGTCTTTTTTGCACGAGCACCAAATCAAAATGGGCCGTGATGCATTTTTTAAGTTGCTAGAAATCAACAACTTATTGGTTGTCCGGAAAAAGAGAAAGGTATTTACGACAAACTCCCAGCACCACTTCCATAAATACCCTAATTTAATTAAGCAATGCATTCCAGATCGCGTAAACCAACTTTGGGTAAGTGATATAACTTATTGGAAAATTAATAGTGGATACGTTTATATCAGTTTGATTACGGATGCCTATTCGCGAAAAATTATTGGCTATCATGTAGCCAAGACACTGGAAGCTACTGGAACTGTCCAAGCATTAAAAATGGCTCTACGTACAATCCAGACGAAGCCCATCAGCCTAATCCATCACTCTGACAGGGGTCTGCAATACTGCTGTCGCCAATACACGCAGTTGCTTCGGGATAGCCTGATTCAAATTAGTATGACAGAGAATGGAGACCCCTATGAAAATGCTTTGGCTGAGCGTGTGAATGGTATATTAAAAGAAGAGTACCTTAACGAATACTCCGTTCACAATTTGAATCAGGCCAAGATGACAATGG carries:
- a CDS encoding sensor histidine kinase translates to MSTFVYILSALVLLLAAAAIYLWRKLARAEARRAAAQAQFEVLERKVNGLQLETLEAKLNPHLLRNILNSIQSHAYQTYFSLHKLSNVLDYLLYETRHRYVTPKEEIEFALNLIEINKIKVSPLFELKVKTKIDESDPMYTQRVLAPLISIDLIENAFKHADLQRADAFISVVFELKDNTFYLTVSNKISSKPSLSKEKGGIGAETLAQRLRIIYQDDFKLNRFVENDTYIAHLKIDLLEHKVKMLAAR
- a CDS encoding LytR/AlgR family response regulator transcription factor yields the protein MNTKLRCLLLDDELPGLTYLKLLCEQLPELDVVRAYNNPEIFLKELPTLAFDLCILDIEMPGTNGLQIAAQLKGKPVIFTTAYTEFAADAFDLDAVDYVRKPITKERLQQAVQKVGQRINKTEPSKNFVQLNTDKGKTLLFFDTIGYVSASETDSRDKFVQLTDGHTLTLKNISFEKLEGLLPPADFCRINKKQMIALKSVQYFSHDQITTTFADAAGKSIALTLNEIYRTDFLRKVKL
- a CDS encoding IS3 family transposase, which produces MKLRYKHIALIRLCRLLGITSQAYYQHFKHQNSQQTTLKVVLSQVYKIRDRHPRMGGRKIYRMIQSFLHEHQIKMGRDAFFKLLEINNLLVVRKKRKVFTTNSQHHFHKYPNLIKQCIPDRVNQLWVSDITYWKINSGYVYISLITDAYSRKIIGYHVAKTLEATGTVQALKMALRTIQTKPISLIHHSDRGLQYCCRQYTQLLRDSLIQISMTENGDPYENALAERVNGILKEEYLNEYSVHNLNQAKMTMDLVVRLYNEERPHMSCGYQTPEIIHSRC